The following proteins come from a genomic window of Montipora capricornis isolate CH-2021 chromosome 9, ASM3666992v2, whole genome shotgun sequence:
- the LOC138016095 gene encoding uncharacterized protein, protein MASRKVTTLKQGSRCQRLQTADGNCLYKAIALWRDERTDEKHEEIHRLSYSLIEKNPTSLRGTLDEVSDLLAAKQTEKAEEKVAELSKNLKRRQKIIKLADKSEAGWLAVKEYQTEELASDSEDEKRIRKAQERALKEKKQNVSRKQDRDRNSSLGASRFRATNDDRMLFRGIVLALSLYFTSFGCTSGKCSHSACLSCCSVFYASAYWRRKIIFLRTNAVRKTEI, encoded by the exons ATGGCTTCTAGAAAAGTTACGACCTTAAAACAGGGAAGTCGTTGTCagagactgcagactgcagatggAAATTGTCTTTACAAAGCTATTGCTCTCTGGAGGGATGAAAGGACTGATGAGAAACATGAGGAAATCCATAGGTTAAGTTATagtttgattgagaaaaatccAACG TCTTTGCGCGGAACCCTTGACGAAGTAAGTGATCTTTTAGCCGCCAAGCAAACAGAAAAAGCAGAGGAGAAGGTCGCTGAGCTAAGTAAGAATCTTAAACGCCGACAGAAGATTATCAAACTCGCCGACAAAAGCGAAGCAGGTTGGCTCGCCGTTAAAGAGTACCAGACAGAGGAGCTTGCCAGTGACTCCGAAGACGAGAAACGAATTCGTAAGGCACAGGAAAGAGCCTTGAAGGAGAAGAAACAGAATGTGTCAAGGAAGCAGGACAGGGATAGAAACTCATCGCTTGGCGCTTCTCGTTTTCGCGCTACTAACGATGACAGGATGCTTTTTCGAGGTATTGTCCTTGccctttctttgtatttcacaAGT TTTGGTTGTACTTCAGGCAAGTGTTCGCACTCTGCCTGCCTTT CTTGTTGTAGTGTGTTTTATGCGTCAGCATACTGGAGaaggaaaattattttccttcGTACGAACGCAGTGAGAAAGACGGAAATATAA